The DNA region CTGTAAGTAGCAGTGGCATGATACTGTAAGAGCGAGACTATTTCAGCATTGGTGAGCTTGCTCAGATCAGGTACTCCAGCAGCCTTGAACGCCTCGTCGTTTGGAGCAAAAATAGTTAAACCTTTATCCGCCGCTGACTGATACGTTTTAATGACACCGCTAGTTTGTAACAAACTCGCAAATGTTTTGCATCCAGCCTTTTCGAGTAACGCCGTAATGTTCACACTTGACGGTGTTGGAGCCGGAGCTGTTAAAATCCCTGGAGCTATAATCGGCTGGCTGATTTCAAGAATTGAAATATTATAAGGGACTTGCTTGACAGATTTAGTGTAAGAGGAATCAAGTTTCGAGCCGGGAGCAGCGGAGCCGAAGCCGACTTTACCACCTTGGAGATCTGTAATGTTGACGAATCCGAGGTTACCAGGGGCATTTCCAGTAGTTTGGTAGAGAGTGGTGGATAACGTGGTGCCTTTGGAGATCTGATGGAGTTTAGTTGGGTCATAGTAATCAAGGACAACAAGAAGACTAAGGGCGTTCTTGATGACTGAAAGTGGGTGTTTGGCTGCAAGAGCAGTCATAGCCCCATTGTTGAGAGCCAAGACAGTTATTGTCTGGCGAGTGTTGATTTCATCGGCTAGTTTTGTTTGGGTAAGGTACTTGTTAAACTCGGAGTATTCCGGGAAGCCTGAGAGAATGTCGGTTATGTTGTGGGCTAAGATGGTGGAGACGAGTGCTGATAGTGTGAAGGAAAGAAGGAGAGAGTACTGCAACGTAGCCATGGTTGAATTTTGAGAGAGGGAATGAGAGTGAGCGGGTAGGCGTGGAGAGGGAGTGATAAAAAGGGGAAGAAGGAGAGGAAGGGTGGGTAACCAGAGTTAATTGTGGTTGGGTTTAAAGCTGGG from Populus alba chromosome 14, ASM523922v2, whole genome shotgun sequence includes:
- the LOC118041283 gene encoding fasciclin-like arabinogalactan protein 8, translating into MATLQYSLLLSFTLSALVSTILAHNITDILSGFPEYSEFNKYLTQTKLADEINTRQTITVLALNNGAMTALAAKHPLSVIKNALSLLVVLDYYDPTKLHQISKGTTLSTTLYQTTGNAPGNLGFVNITDLQGGKVGFGSAAPGSKLDSSYTKSVKQVPYNISILEISQPIIAPGILTAPAPTPSSVNITALLEKAGCKTFASLLQTSGVIKTYQSAADKGLTIFAPNDEAFKAAGVPDLSKLTNAEIVSLLQYHATATYSPFGSLKTSKDPISTLASNGAGKFDLTVTSTGDSVTLHTGIGPSRVAETVLDSTPLVIFTVDNVLLPVELFGKAPSPAPAGEPVSAPSPSPSPVASTPAPASVEAPSPLAASPPAPPVETPGGAPSGAPFGSENSTADGSAAVHVSVPVLVTVSATVICSILMS